TCCGCGCAGCCCCCACCAAAGTTTCAGTGTATTAACTTTTATGTGTATAGGCCGAGAGAGACATAGAAGCTGCAAGTGTGAGTTGAAAATCACATTTGTTTTCAAGTAAGTTGTTGTTAGATGCAGAACAGTGGTGACATCCTGTCCCCTGAGCAACAATGTTTCTAGTGGATTATCAAGAGAGCAGTAGTTATTGAATGCTGTTAAAGCTGAAACCTTTGCTACAATGTTACTGTAGACGAACAATAACAGTGGAGTTGCCACCAGATTGGGTTGATGTCTCTGAGGAGATTTCAGCGTGCAAGGGGCTGAGCTGGGAAAGGCTCGTGCGAAAGCATTGATGCCCTCAGTTTGGTGGCGGTAAAGAAGATCAACATCAAATCGAGTCTTAACACTCTTAATTGTGTTCCAGCGTCTAAGTATCTTACTCCagaaatacaataatttaaaagcaaaaaaaattctCGTAACAGGGTACGATAGTTGATCGGATTGACAATAACATCCATAACGTTTCTAGTACAGTTGAAGATGGGACTCAAACAGCAGCAAAATGTAAACCTACACTTGTTTAAGACCAGAATatgtaactctctctctctctctctatcaacGTTTCATGACTCGCTTTGTGAATCTCCACAGGCAGAAACGTACACTGAGAAATGGAGGTATGGTTATGTGTGCGTCTGTGCTTGTCATTCTCTGCTTCATCAGGCTAGTGCTCTTAATCATAAAGGAGATTTTCTTGTGACCCAAGAAAAGGGATTGTGTCTgaattagttaaataatgatcttctcttgtgtttctAATTACCTGGTGGTCTTCTAGAAGAAATCTTCATCTGGTCTAGTTTCACAGTATTCAACATGATTAGAAACAATAAGAAACATTCCCTGAGTATCTCTCAAATGGAAAATAGTAAAAGAAATTGTGTATACTTCGTTCTGGTGATGGAGCTGAGCGTATGAGTCATGTGCAGGGAAAACAAGATAGGGCGTGGAGTTGTAGTTCATCATGTGAAAACAGGAAGGCGTCTCTGTGACAGTTTGGAGGgactaaaaaattattttgtggggtgttccgagaatcgaactcgggacctctcgcacccgaagcgagaatcataccactagaccaaacaCCCTAGACTGATACATAGCGTTAGAATAAAAAGATATTATCCTTTTTGTAATTCTCTATAACATAAGCAAAAACCTGTAATCCACATTGGTATATCTGCTAATGATATTTGTCTTCCCACAGGCCAGTTAAAAAAATCAGCAAACTACTTAAATCACATAAATGAGGAAAACCGTACGTATAGTGCCTCTTCagtataataaatcaatgatcgGTAAATAAGAATTTTAGAAGTTAGGGTTCTAATTTGTACCAAATGCAGTTCTGAAGTTACACACTTTCTGCAATACAAGACCCCAAGagaaatttgaagaaaaaaaccaCAAGAATTATAGGGAAGATGTAGCAGAGAAAGACAAAGCTAGACCTTTAGTGATATACATACTTGTACCAACAAATCAGTGAGGCATTAAACCATTGTTGATGAGGCATTGGTCACAATAACATATGCTGTTGGTCTGAAAGTTACCATCAGAAGTTATGTGCTCCATGTTCTGTGTATCTCCTCCTTGAGCTAAGCTGTCTTGTAGATACGGTTCCATCTGAAACATCATGTAGCTAGCTTGTGTCTCACGTAATGCTTGTTCATACGCTTGATTTCCACGTAACTCCACTGTGTTTCCCGTTTGGTCTTGGATCATTGGATTGTTAAATTGTTGCCCACTAAAGTACCTTCCCCCGATCAACTGATAAGATGGTTGGATAACTTGCGTCCCAGGGAAGTCAACGTCTTGAACAAATGAGTTCATTTGTCTCCCATCAGTACCGCAGAACTGAGTTGGTACGTTCAAGTTTACGTTTACATCAGGCTTAGGCACCTGACCAAatactataaaaataattggtTATTTAACTTATTTTAATACAGATACTAACATATGAAATGATTCAGGACCAggtatcttaaaaaaaaacaatttaaggGCATGCAACCTATGTATAatagatctttaaaattttggGGCCAATACGAATGTTTAAACTGGCTAAAAGGTTCAGAGTTAAGTACCTGGAACTGTTTGATAGTGTCCGTAGTGAGACAAGGTGATGGCAGCATTGTTGTTGCTGTCTCCAAAGCCGTCGTTGCTGTCTCCAAAGCCAAAATCGAAGTAAAGAGACTGTAGAGTTGGGAAACTGACTTTAGCCAGTTTTGACCAGAAGCTATCTCCGGACACAAGCTTATCCAATGTTTTTTGCAAATCTCCAGGGAAAAAATGAAGTGTATGTCTCCTGTTATACATAAATTTTAGGCTTTTAATCtctttcaataaaaataaaactaagaaGGAGGGATCAAAGATAGATAATGAAACCTGTATATAGAAGCAGACTGATTTAGGGTAAAATCTGGACAGATCTTCCACAGAGTGTGTTTTCCCCGCTGTGGATTAGTCTCTATGAAGAACGTTGGACGTTTTCCCAACTGAATAAAAAACTCTCACAATCATTAATTAGGCTCAATATTTGCAATAAAATGTGTtaacatatgatatatatatatataaaagaactaCTGTATAATACCTCGACTTCTAGTATTCCAGCTCCATCATTTGAATTATATGTTGCTCTGAAAGACAAGGCATCAGACCATTGGCTCTCAATCTTTCTCTTCAGCCTCTCCACTTGTGTTCCTGTTTCTACATCGTCT
The window above is part of the Brassica napus cultivar Da-Ae chromosome C3, Da-Ae, whole genome shotgun sequence genome. Proteins encoded here:
- the BNAC05G19210D gene encoding uncharacterized protein BNAC05G19210D, which produces MDTREEESQVDEGLFPPLNLLFTPTPELIALIETQLQQDYSSPHQQNFHYTTEHPKTLTPSETPKNHEKLKAVDSQIYKITIGQWTHMRVYPDDIKAKFYLAKKRIIWEILDDVETGTQVERLKRKIESQWSDALSFRATYNSNDGAGILEVELGKRPTFFIETNPQRGKHTLWKICPDFTLNQSASIYRRHTLHFFPGDLQKTLDKLVSGDSFWSKLAKVSFPTLQSLYFDFGFGDSNDGFGDSNNNAAITLSHYGHYQTVPVFGQVPKPDVNVNLNVPTQFCGTDGRQMNSFVQDVDFPGTQVIQPSYQLIGGRYFSGQQFNNPMIQDQTGNTVELRGNQAYEQALRETQASYMMFQMEPYLQDSLAQGGDTQNMEHITSDGNFQTNSICYCDQCLINNGLMPH